In Paenibacillus sp. BIC5C1, a genomic segment contains:
- a CDS encoding glycoside hydrolase family 6 protein, giving the protein MTRSKTLSKGGKVLRRSVKQMLAATLLAAGIFPGMAPGVSQAAEAHVDNPFVGATAYLNQDYSALVDTSIALTSDASLKAKMETVKSYPTAVWIDRIAAINGGTDNAGRKSVEQHLDAALAQKKAGTPITASFVIYNLPGRDCHALASNGELPLTQAALQTYKNDYINVIADIFAKPKYQDIRIIAIIEPDSLPNLVTNLSTPACAQASSTGIYEAGVKYALEKLHAIPNVYNYLDIGHSGWLGWDNNRTGAISLYTNVVQGTAAGLNSADGFITNTANSTPLNEPNLPNPDLNIGGQPIKSSKFYEWNPYFDETDFTAALYSGFVQAGWPASTGVLIDTSRNGWGGVNRPTSATGSDINTYVNSGRVDKRDHRGNWCNNSGAGIGEAPKAAPGPAHLDAYVWVKPPGESDGSSSEIPNNEGKGFDRMCDPTFTTRDGVLTGALPNAPVSGHWFHDQFVMLVQNSFPVLPASNGGGGGTTAPAAPATLSATAGNAQVSLNWTASTGATSYNVKRALSASGPFTTVAAGVTGTSYANTGLINGTTYYYVVSAVNAAGESVNSAVQSAVPVAGVTAPVAPTALAATAGNAQISLSWTASPGATGYNVKRALSASGPFTTVAASVSGTSYTNTGLTNGTTYHYVVSAVNAAGESLNSAAASATPQSVVVPTSDLVLQYRAGDTNAADNQIKPYFNIKNVGNTAVNLSDLKIRYYFSKEGTAAMDSAIDYAQVGGANIQRTFTDSYVELSFTSGAGAIQAGGQSGDIQLRMYKTDWSNFDETNDYSYDPTKTSYQDWNKVTLYKGGTLVWGIEP; this is encoded by the coding sequence ATGACAAGATCGAAAACCTTATCGAAAGGCGGAAAGGTCCTTCGCAGAAGTGTAAAACAAATGCTGGCAGCAACGCTGCTCGCGGCGGGAATCTTCCCGGGCATGGCTCCAGGAGTGAGTCAGGCGGCTGAAGCACATGTGGATAATCCGTTTGTCGGAGCTACAGCGTATTTAAACCAGGATTATTCCGCTCTCGTGGATACGTCCATCGCGCTCACCAGTGATGCGTCGTTAAAAGCCAAGATGGAAACGGTCAAATCCTATCCAACGGCAGTCTGGATCGACCGTATCGCCGCCATTAATGGTGGAACAGACAATGCGGGACGCAAAAGTGTGGAGCAGCATCTGGATGCCGCCTTGGCACAAAAGAAAGCAGGTACTCCAATTACCGCTTCATTCGTTATCTATAACTTGCCTGGGCGGGATTGTCATGCGCTTGCCTCCAATGGTGAACTTCCACTAACACAGGCGGCTCTGCAGACGTATAAAAATGATTATATCAATGTAATCGCCGATATTTTTGCAAAGCCGAAGTATCAGGACATTCGCATCATCGCTATCATTGAGCCGGACAGTCTGCCCAATCTGGTAACTAATCTCAGTACACCAGCTTGTGCCCAGGCGAGTTCAACAGGCATCTATGAAGCTGGTGTGAAATACGCCTTGGAAAAGCTGCATGCCATTCCGAATGTTTACAACTACCTGGATATTGGTCACTCCGGCTGGCTTGGTTGGGATAACAACCGTACAGGTGCAATCTCGCTGTATACCAACGTTGTCCAAGGAACAGCAGCAGGTCTGAACAGCGCCGATGGCTTCATTACGAACACGGCGAACAGCACACCGCTAAATGAACCGAATCTGCCTAATCCGGATCTGAACATCGGTGGACAACCAATCAAGTCTTCCAAGTTTTATGAGTGGAATCCTTACTTCGACGAAACCGATTTCACTGCGGCACTGTATAGCGGATTTGTACAAGCGGGTTGGCCGGCCAGCACAGGCGTCCTGATTGATACCAGCCGCAATGGATGGGGCGGGGTGAACCGTCCAACGTCTGCCACAGGCAGTGATATTAATACGTACGTAAATTCCGGGCGTGTGGACAAGCGTGATCACCGGGGGAACTGGTGTAATAACAGTGGAGCAGGCATAGGTGAAGCACCTAAAGCTGCACCAGGACCAGCCCATCTGGATGCCTATGTATGGGTCAAGCCTCCAGGGGAGTCTGATGGCTCCAGCTCGGAAATTCCGAACAACGAAGGAAAAGGTTTCGACCGGATGTGTGATCCAACGTTTACAACTCGTGATGGTGTATTGACGGGTGCACTGCCCAACGCACCAGTGTCAGGTCACTGGTTCCATGACCAATTCGTCATGCTGGTGCAAAACTCATTCCCTGTTCTTCCTGCCAGCAATGGTGGAGGGGGGGGAACGACAGCTCCAGCAGCTCCGGCAACACTATCTGCGACAGCAGGTAACGCACAGGTTTCCCTGAACTGGACAGCCTCCACAGGTGCGACCAGTTATAACGTGAAACGGGCGTTGAGTGCATCGGGTCCATTCACTACGGTTGCTGCGGGCGTGACCGGCACATCGTATGCCAACACAGGTCTGATCAATGGAACAACCTACTATTATGTAGTTAGTGCCGTGAATGCTGCGGGTGAAAGTGTGAATTCGGCAGTACAAAGTGCTGTGCCGGTTGCAGGCGTAACCGCTCCTGTCGCACCAACAGCGCTGGCAGCTACGGCAGGCAATGCTCAAATCAGCTTGTCCTGGACGGCTTCGCCAGGAGCGACAGGTTATAACGTGAAACGGGCGTTGAGTGCATCGGGTCCATTCACTACGGTTGCTGCGAGCGTAAGCGGCACATCCTACACCAATACGGGCCTGACCAATGGAACGACCTATCATTATGTAGTTAGTGCTGTGAACGCTGCCGGGGAAAGTCTCAATTCTGCCGCAGCTTCTGCAACACCACAAAGTGTAGTTGTTCCGACCAGTGACCTGGTTCTGCAATATCGTGCGGGAGATACCAACGCGGCAGATAACCAAATCAAACCGTATTTCAATATCAAAAACGTAGGTAACACGGCTGTAAACCTGAGTGATCTGAAAATTCGTTATTACTTCTCCAAAGAAGGTACCGCAGCGATGGACTCTGCTATCGATTACGCTCAAGTTGGCGGAGCCAACATCCAGCGCACATTCACCGATTCCTATGTGGAGCTGAGCTTCACTTCTGGAGCGGGTGCCATCCAGGCAGGCGGACAATCCGGGGATATCCAGCTCCGCATGTACAAAACGGACTGGAGCAACTTTGATGAAACCAATGATTATTCCTACGATCCAACCAAAACATCCTATCAGGACTGGAACAAGGTGACCCTCTACAAAGGCGGTACCCTTGTCTGGGGCATTGAGCCTTAA
- a CDS encoding rhamnogalacturonan lyase has product MPLAAKMLSSALSVALLVAGTAGASGAAASSENSAAGASVQTHKGGSSLKDIQLEYLDRGLVATSTSEGVFLSWRLLGDEATGYSYKGLTGTDFNVYRDGKKIATVTDSTNYVDASGKSSSRYEVAAVSNKSKESKRSASVKPWANGYVDIPLQKPADGVTPVGEVFTYSANDMSVGDVDGDGQYEFFVKWDPSNSKDVSQKGYTGKTYVDCYTLDGQLLYRIDLGVNIRSGAHYTQMLVYDFDGDGKAEIMFKTAPGTKIIKYNKKGKVTSEKYITLPKQDRKAGYSNEDDYRLSADGYYDHVVDMFKNWHKHEEVVKGNWPATLEEAFGIEKKYSYPLSQQDAESLADYFIDVYAPSRSDKNELRKFEGFIVDGPEYVTVFEGESGKELETIPYEPARQDDGLMWGDYAMARIEPANRVDRFLAGVAYLDGKKPSAIFARGYYTRSTMVAYNWDGKKLKREWKVDSGWTPMKNPFNDGPHGVDGTDPVYGSITTQGAHYFSVADVDGDGKQEIVYGSATIDHDGSVLYSSKDLMPAESAAPGTIARLGHGDALHVADIDPDRPGLEIFMVHEGGPWAPYGYSLRDAKTGEVIYGGYTGKDTGRGMIGDVDPTRRGLETWAVGLWTASGEKISDKAPGTNMNIRWAADMTTQIVDGAIDVTPTIKDWNRGTLLTATGTLTNNYTKGTPSLVADIFGDWREEMLVRTEDSSAIRIYLSTEKTDRKLYTLMHDAMYRVGIAGQNSGYNQPSYPSFYMASDIDWSKVTLPKFHTPNSGKGGK; this is encoded by the coding sequence ATGCCACTTGCAGCCAAAATGCTATCTTCGGCACTAAGTGTTGCTTTGCTCGTTGCGGGAACAGCGGGTGCGAGCGGAGCAGCAGCTTCCAGTGAGAACAGCGCGGCTGGGGCCAGCGTGCAGACACATAAGGGAGGTAGTTCTTTGAAAGACATTCAGCTTGAGTATCTTGATCGCGGTCTGGTTGCGACGTCTACTTCCGAGGGTGTTTTTCTCAGTTGGAGATTGCTTGGTGACGAGGCCACAGGGTATAGCTATAAAGGTCTGACGGGAACGGATTTCAACGTGTATCGTGATGGCAAGAAGATTGCTACGGTCACCGACAGCACCAACTATGTTGATGCCTCAGGCAAATCGTCGTCCCGTTATGAAGTGGCAGCGGTAAGCAATAAGAGCAAGGAGAGCAAACGCAGTGCATCTGTCAAACCTTGGGCGAATGGCTACGTCGATATTCCTTTGCAAAAACCGGCCGATGGTGTGACGCCAGTAGGAGAAGTCTTCACTTATTCTGCGAATGACATGAGTGTGGGCGATGTGGACGGAGACGGTCAGTATGAGTTTTTTGTAAAATGGGACCCTTCTAACTCCAAGGATGTTTCTCAAAAAGGCTACACCGGTAAAACGTACGTGGATTGTTACACGCTGGACGGACAATTGTTGTACCGGATCGATCTCGGGGTTAACATCCGTTCGGGTGCTCACTATACACAAATGCTCGTTTATGATTTTGACGGGGATGGCAAAGCTGAGATCATGTTTAAGACCGCACCGGGAACCAAGATTATCAAATATAACAAAAAAGGAAAGGTCACTTCCGAGAAATACATCACCCTTCCGAAGCAGGATCGCAAGGCAGGATACTCCAACGAAGATGATTATCGTTTAAGTGCAGATGGCTACTATGATCATGTCGTGGATATGTTCAAAAACTGGCATAAACATGAAGAGGTCGTGAAGGGCAACTGGCCTGCTACGTTGGAGGAAGCTTTTGGGATTGAGAAAAAGTATAGTTATCCATTGTCTCAGCAGGATGCTGAGAGCTTGGCCGATTACTTCATCGATGTCTATGCACCAAGCCGCAGTGACAAGAATGAGCTGCGCAAGTTCGAAGGTTTTATCGTGGATGGACCTGAGTATGTAACGGTGTTTGAAGGAGAGTCAGGCAAAGAGCTGGAGACCATTCCTTATGAACCGGCACGGCAGGATGATGGGTTGATGTGGGGCGATTACGCAATGGCACGTATTGAACCGGCGAACCGGGTAGATCGTTTCCTGGCAGGTGTGGCATATCTGGACGGGAAGAAACCGTCTGCGATCTTTGCACGCGGGTACTACACACGTTCGACCATGGTCGCCTACAACTGGGATGGCAAAAAGCTCAAGCGTGAATGGAAGGTGGACAGTGGCTGGACACCAATGAAGAACCCGTTCAATGACGGTCCGCATGGAGTGGATGGTACAGATCCGGTGTATGGCTCCATCACAACGCAAGGCGCACATTATTTCAGTGTCGCTGATGTGGATGGAGACGGTAAACAGGAGATTGTGTACGGCTCGGCCACGATTGATCATGATGGCAGTGTACTGTACAGCTCCAAGGACCTGATGCCTGCGGAGAGTGCTGCTCCGGGAACGATTGCACGTCTGGGCCATGGGGATGCGCTTCATGTAGCGGATATCGATCCGGATCGTCCAGGACTGGAAATCTTCATGGTGCATGAAGGTGGTCCTTGGGCGCCATACGGATATTCCCTGCGGGATGCGAAGACTGGGGAAGTGATCTATGGCGGGTATACGGGCAAAGATACCGGACGCGGCATGATCGGTGATGTAGACCCGACCCGCCGCGGGTTGGAGACATGGGCTGTAGGCTTGTGGACAGCCAGCGGTGAGAAAATAAGCGATAAGGCTCCCGGCACGAATATGAATATACGATGGGCCGCCGATATGACAACTCAGATCGTGGACGGTGCCATTGATGTCACACCTACGATCAAGGATTGGAATCGGGGCACGCTGCTGACCGCAACCGGAACATTGACCAACAATTATACCAAGGGTACACCTTCTCTCGTAGCGGATATCTTCGGGGATTGGCGGGAAGAGATGCTGGTGAGAACCGAGGACAGCTCAGCGATCCGCATCTACCTGAGTACCGAGAAGACCGATCGCAAACTGTACACGCTGATGCATGACGCGATGTATCGTGTCGGCATTGCCGGACAAAACAGTGGTTACAACCAGCCGTCCTACCCATCTTTCTACATGGCATCGGATATCGATTGGTCGAAGGTTACGCTGCCCAAGTTCCACACGCCCAATTCGGGTAAAGGTGGAAAGTGA
- a CDS encoding histidine phosphatase family protein, whose amino-acid sequence MRTTFYLVRHALKEKRIGDVPLTSEGVVQAKSTALHLANVPVTKIIASPLQRAADTASHISLQTKVTVTEDPRLRERANWGDLPEQTFEEFIAMWDRCTSDPDYLPPVGHSSKQAGERLASFLTELTNVEPPDSHIVIVTHGGLITDFLVNTFPEHELNVWHPDFIAMQSQLISECSITTLFHENGKYIIQDFASVTHLK is encoded by the coding sequence ATGAGAACTACATTTTATCTGGTAAGGCATGCATTAAAAGAAAAGCGCATCGGTGATGTTCCCCTCACATCTGAAGGCGTAGTACAAGCCAAGTCGACGGCACTTCATTTGGCTAACGTACCTGTCACCAAGATCATTGCAAGCCCACTTCAAAGAGCAGCCGACACTGCGTCGCATATTTCTCTCCAAACAAAAGTTACAGTGACTGAGGACCCGCGTCTGCGGGAACGCGCCAACTGGGGTGACCTGCCTGAACAAACCTTTGAAGAATTCATCGCGATGTGGGACCGATGCACAAGTGATCCAGACTACCTCCCACCCGTGGGTCATTCCTCTAAGCAGGCAGGCGAACGTTTGGCCTCTTTCCTAACGGAATTAACGAATGTAGAGCCACCAGATAGCCATATTGTTATCGTTACTCATGGCGGGTTAATTACGGATTTTCTGGTAAACACCTTCCCCGAGCATGAACTTAACGTTTGGCACCCTGATTTTATAGCCATGCAAAGTCAGCTGATTTCCGAATGCTCCATCACCACATTGTTTCATGAAAACGGGAAATACATCATTCAAGATTTTGCATCTGTAACACATTTGAAATGA
- a CDS encoding AraC family transcriptional regulator, with protein METKHWTGSLFQEKLRTEDYGPRFYAYYYKQWDNYQMSYHDHDSTEIMYIISGMCRVDVQLPDGSSEQAVLKKGQFILLDAGVPHRLLVQDGVPCRMLNVEFGVTRSEPGHPSIRQLALEEEEVHAFLSHASPYLVLPDPEEVYHIMKSLVLELDQRGLIEQGRSSATMRIIPPEERSHHREARDLKSPEQGTLVRTLFIQLLVRVARLRGEINRSALDQTELYVKRTIEFMHHNMDRNIQMKDIAAAVNLHPGYLHRIFRQHTKRTPTDYLTMLRMEKAKMLLQQTNIPISEISDYVGVGSRQYFHMLFKKYTGRTPVEFRSSMERHVSHYPAEE; from the coding sequence TTGGAAACCAAACATTGGACAGGCAGTCTGTTTCAGGAGAAACTTCGCACAGAGGATTATGGACCACGTTTCTACGCGTATTATTACAAGCAATGGGACAACTACCAGATGTCCTATCACGATCATGATTCCACGGAGATCATGTATATTATTTCGGGAATGTGCCGGGTCGATGTACAGTTGCCGGATGGCAGCTCGGAACAGGCAGTATTGAAAAAAGGGCAGTTCATTCTGCTGGACGCGGGGGTTCCACACCGTCTGCTGGTGCAGGATGGCGTACCGTGCCGCATGCTGAATGTGGAATTTGGAGTTACCAGATCGGAGCCAGGGCATCCATCCATTCGCCAGCTCGCGCTGGAAGAAGAAGAAGTCCATGCATTTCTATCCCATGCCTCGCCTTATCTGGTTTTGCCTGACCCGGAGGAGGTGTACCACATTATGAAAAGCCTGGTGCTGGAGCTGGATCAGCGCGGACTGATCGAGCAGGGACGATCTTCTGCAACCATGCGGATCATTCCGCCGGAGGAACGCTCGCATCATCGCGAAGCCCGTGATCTGAAGTCGCCTGAGCAAGGTACGCTGGTACGCACGTTGTTTATCCAACTGCTCGTTCGGGTCGCACGACTTCGCGGGGAAATCAACCGAAGTGCGCTGGATCAGACGGAGTTGTACGTAAAACGGACGATTGAATTCATGCATCACAATATGGATCGCAATATTCAAATGAAGGATATCGCAGCTGCGGTGAATCTGCATCCAGGCTATTTACACCGTATTTTTCGCCAGCACACGAAGCGTACGCCTACCGATTATCTCACGATGCTCCGAATGGAAAAGGCGAAGATGCTGCTGCAGCAGACCAATATTCCAATCTCCGAAATTTCCGATTACGTGGGCGTGGGGAGCAGACAATATTTTCATATGTTATTCAAGAAATATACAGGCCGAACTCCGGTTGAATTCCGTTCCTCGATGGAGCGACATGTCAGTCATTATCCCGCTGAAGAATAA